Proteins encoded together in one Thermococcus gammatolerans EJ3 window:
- a CDS encoding MFS transporter, producing MKSSKGLNRNFWLFAIGRFISQLGWAVQDVALPLYVLDKTHSGSMMTAFILAEIIPSLIVMPFAGVVGDRYNRKWLMVGFDLIRGVLLFGVIAFNFLGIYQLLAVQVVMAVLGSFFAAGTGAMFPDLVEPDELEKANSTVSSFTILARLAGPALGGLIYGIGGIRLAILINAVSFFGSGLFEMLIRYEWKAKPIEGLGQVLSDIKEGVRFIFKHHYLKTLMTFAIFMGIFGAPFGAVLLPYAMREVLKFTSVQFGLMESFFMGGALLGNLLIAVKFGKKAGRFLFGAMVLDGVMTVAFIWVISPLSSLDRNAAFFFLGAVAVIWGVTETFIDIPIQSKLQRAVPSEVRGRVFSALGILTRIATPLGLVLVGPLLNLYPAWLVALGLWIGMAVVVAYYWVKYREILLTDVQTEEKLEE from the coding sequence ATGAAAAGCTCCAAGGGCCTCAACAGGAACTTCTGGCTCTTTGCCATCGGCCGCTTCATTTCCCAGCTCGGCTGGGCGGTGCAGGATGTAGCTTTACCGCTCTACGTGCTGGACAAAACGCACAGCGGTTCGATGATGACGGCGTTCATCTTGGCGGAGATAATCCCTTCCCTGATCGTTATGCCATTCGCAGGTGTCGTCGGCGACAGGTATAACAGAAAGTGGCTCATGGTTGGATTTGACCTAATCCGGGGGGTTCTCCTCTTCGGCGTCATAGCCTTCAACTTCCTCGGTATCTACCAGCTTCTGGCAGTTCAGGTAGTTATGGCGGTTCTGGGCTCGTTCTTTGCTGCTGGAACGGGGGCGATGTTTCCCGACCTCGTGGAACCCGATGAGCTTGAAAAGGCAAACTCAACGGTGTCTTCTTTCACGATACTGGCCCGCCTCGCTGGACCGGCCCTCGGCGGTTTAATCTACGGAATCGGCGGGATTAGGCTTGCCATCCTGATAAACGCGGTCAGCTTCTTCGGTTCGGGTCTCTTTGAGATGCTAATCCGCTACGAGTGGAAGGCAAAACCGATTGAGGGGCTCGGCCAGGTATTGAGTGACATAAAGGAGGGCGTCCGCTTCATCTTTAAACACCACTACCTGAAGACGCTGATGACCTTTGCGATATTCATGGGAATCTTTGGGGCGCCCTTCGGTGCCGTTCTGCTCCCCTATGCCATGAGAGAGGTTCTGAAGTTCACGAGCGTTCAGTTCGGCCTAATGGAGAGCTTCTTCATGGGCGGAGCCCTGCTCGGAAACCTTCTCATAGCGGTTAAGTTCGGCAAAAAGGCGGGGAGGTTCCTGTTCGGGGCGATGGTCTTAGATGGAGTCATGACAGTGGCTTTCATATGGGTTATCTCACCCCTTTCGAGCCTCGACAGAAATGCTGCATTCTTCTTCCTTGGTGCAGTTGCCGTGATTTGGGGAGTAACTGAAACGTTCATAGACATCCCCATCCAGTCCAAGCTCCAGCGAGCAGTTCCGAGCGAGGTTCGCGGCAGGGTTTTCTCGGCCCTGGGGATCCTCACGAGGATTGCCACTCCCCTCGGTCTCGTTCTCGTTGGCCCACTCCTGAACCTCTATCCCGCGTGGCTCGTTGCCCTTGGCCTTTGGATTGGAATGGCCGTCGTGGTAGCCTACTACTGGGTGAAATACCGTGAAATTCTGCTGACGGACGTTCAGACCGAGGAAAAACTGGAGGAATAA
- a CDS encoding DUF4097 family beta strand repeat-containing protein, with product MLFEDVREVHLNFVNGRVNVSAWDEDAVKVSYTKHGEVDLIVENMGGKLVINEKPRRKFRFLGIIKAEEGWVEMELKVPRGVPVNARNVNGELIAEGVRFTEVTTVNGEITLRNCEAELMKSVNGEIDAHLRVAGPLEVSTVNGDITVTIEELEGDVNVNCVNGDVTIRLTEFCDARIEAKKVNSDVELIGIPDGIIGTGEFPIRIKTVNGDVRVEII from the coding sequence ATGCTCTTTGAGGACGTCAGAGAAGTTCACCTGAACTTCGTCAACGGGAGGGTTAACGTCTCCGCATGGGATGAGGACGCGGTCAAGGTGAGCTACACAAAACACGGCGAGGTTGACCTGATAGTCGAGAACATGGGCGGAAAGCTCGTCATCAATGAAAAGCCAAGGCGAAAGTTCCGCTTTTTGGGTATAATCAAAGCGGAGGAGGGCTGGGTCGAGATGGAGCTCAAGGTTCCGAGGGGAGTTCCAGTCAATGCAAGAAACGTGAACGGGGAGCTCATAGCTGAAGGAGTTCGATTCACGGAAGTGACCACGGTGAACGGAGAGATAACGCTGAGGAACTGCGAGGCCGAGCTTATGAAGAGCGTGAACGGCGAGATAGATGCCCACCTTCGGGTTGCGGGACCTTTGGAAGTTTCTACCGTGAACGGGGACATAACTGTAACCATCGAGGAACTTGAAGGAGACGTTAACGTGAACTGCGTCAACGGGGACGTAACTATTCGCCTCACCGAGTTCTGCGACGCGAGAATCGAGGCAAAGAAGGTCAACAGCGACGTTGAGCTAATCGGGATTCCCGACGGAATCATCGGAACCGGCGAGTTCCCCATCAGGATAAAGACAGTGAACGGCGACGTGAGGGTCGAGATTATTTAA
- a CDS encoding ArsR/SmtB family transcription factor: MDELKAQLEELRRKLALLEESVDPVDEVMLSIKERLRKKLSDGQLPELDEEKAAKTLKALANPDRIRILKMLSKKPMGFKEIKEALGVESPTVSHHLKLLLKTGMVRKGDKYEISPDGRLFLRLLEIITALEGVEE, translated from the coding sequence ATGGACGAGCTGAAGGCCCAGCTTGAGGAACTGAGGAGGAAGCTGGCCCTGCTTGAGGAGAGCGTTGACCCGGTTGACGAGGTCATGCTCTCCATAAAGGAGAGGCTCAGGAAGAAGCTGAGCGACGGCCAGCTTCCGGAACTCGACGAAGAGAAAGCTGCGAAGACCCTCAAAGCACTCGCGAATCCAGACAGGATTAGAATTCTCAAGATGCTGTCCAAAAAGCCGATGGGCTTCAAGGAGATTAAGGAAGCCCTCGGTGTTGAAAGCCCGACGGTTTCGCATCACCTCAAGCTCCTCCTCAAAACCGGGATGGTTCGCAAGGGAGACAAGTACGAAATCTCGCCCGACGGCCGTTTGTTTTTGCGCCTGCTTGAGATTATAACCGCTTTGGAGGGGGTGGAAGAATGA
- a CDS encoding AEC family transporter, whose translation MNIAEMLTLIALGYALKRLVKSEKPFDYLRILVNDILLAFFVFGNVASKDLNYLLSIKTVFIYVFIIIGISLSTSYIYARFKLKDDPWAGALMVLSVYPNTAALGFPIASLFLDDITPAILYSTTNSMIVIPIVTFIAAHYSSGGASVRESFLKALKFPPTLANLLALTLVMAGIRLPDWILEPIKTVGWWSIPLLIIYFGSRITLRAFDLKKLLEVGAFRIAIPFAFVFLTLRWERPEVFYSVLVEASMPPAIAANAILAQYHLKAEEAISVTFVLTLLVIGLFVALRLILGLK comes from the coding sequence ATGAACATCGCCGAGATGCTCACGCTCATCGCTCTGGGATATGCCCTTAAGCGATTGGTTAAATCGGAGAAGCCCTTCGATTACCTCCGAATCCTGGTCAACGATATCCTTTTGGCCTTCTTCGTGTTTGGCAACGTCGCGAGCAAGGACCTAAACTACCTCCTTAGCATCAAGACCGTCTTCATCTACGTCTTTATCATAATAGGAATAAGTCTCTCAACCTCATACATCTACGCGCGCTTCAAGCTCAAAGACGACCCTTGGGCCGGTGCGCTGATGGTTCTCTCGGTCTACCCCAACACGGCCGCCCTCGGCTTTCCAATAGCGAGCCTCTTCCTCGACGACATAACGCCGGCGATACTCTACTCCACGACCAACTCGATGATAGTCATCCCGATCGTCACCTTCATAGCGGCCCACTACTCCAGCGGCGGCGCGAGCGTCAGGGAGAGCTTTCTAAAAGCTCTGAAGTTCCCGCCAACGCTGGCAAACCTTCTTGCCCTAACCCTGGTGATGGCGGGGATCAGGCTCCCGGACTGGATTCTAGAACCTATCAAGACTGTCGGCTGGTGGAGCATTCCGCTCCTCATAATCTACTTCGGTTCGCGGATAACGCTCAGGGCTTTTGACCTGAAGAAACTCCTCGAGGTCGGAGCCTTCAGGATAGCGATTCCCTTCGCCTTCGTCTTTCTCACCCTTCGGTGGGAGAGGCCTGAGGTTTTCTACTCGGTTCTCGTAGAGGCTAGTATGCCCCCGGCCATAGCGGCCAATGCGATTTTAGCCCAATACCATCTCAAGGCAGAAGAAGCCATAAGCGTGACCTTCGTGCTCACTCTGCTCGTCATAGGACTCTTCGTTGCACTCCGGCTTATCCTCGGACTAAAGTGA
- a CDS encoding calcium-binding protein — protein MKKIVLLLILVLLTAPLKFSVMGHEQGQSTFVDTDGDGLSDAFEMAYNETYFGIVYRLSPTNPDTDGDGLKDGDEFLVGTSPLLKDTDADGLWDGEEFWMGTSPLLEDTDGDGLTDYTEVVYIPKKYNIAPPNPLDPDTDDDGMNDGAEWSRAHSVDKFFDGYLNPDKDGDGIRDGAEVYTFVWNGELYTKYCDLTLDCDGDMLSDAEELELGTTPYNPDTDGDGLLDVLELRFGSSPFKTDTDGDGIGDFEEVFPLLAYEYKLTEDIRSIIGGEPPEWWDESWAWLFISPLNTTDICVPTMEELESAIELNQYPMDVVKKYIRTGLHSYLSNVYTLDYPERYERGDIYSDNAVCYLGIPTDPTKYDTDGDGLSDYEELNYQPACPTPGCSLAVYWLMLDPNDSDSDGDGVIDSEDIVPVNYDLDGDKLIEQDVCAYYTDCDGDRLSDYYEQFFGTDPKNPDTDGDGLTDGEESGGDLNVASRIASNETPYWHNSDPTKTDTDGDGFTDFEEYKSCLSSWRCVVDPNLHPETAPNVQKPEYNKTKEIEFVPRIERSYNVTVTINGKKLDSSTVLLETDSFSVEVEASPLRVTTGNETTEKPPQRIFLYTSKYGNFEFQGSSLSKTFTLENFTRIGVEFLDLFIRVDYGSFFVDLGYDLTFKYKTAPEVELEESSWDNNLDVGKLVFKCRFCKNATIIVPGALVNGREKKVIELGRTMPLKYLYARIIPHRYTVASEADVGTIYTKYEDSVEVLKTGKDIGLLTAKMVEARSLRSKIIYGMVATAKGIKTIVGGVEAFIPEDESTEVEEVQKPKGVETPTSTRFDKEAFKKGLLDWVKEKLVDATFDYVTEKAVKYADAKELEARRHETTYHVTVKACNDFGCKVYSFSVRGYAYETD, from the coding sequence ATGAAAAAGATAGTTCTCCTGCTGATCCTCGTTCTGCTGACCGCACCGTTAAAGTTCTCAGTTATGGGGCATGAACAAGGCCAGAGCACTTTCGTGGATACGGACGGCGATGGCTTAAGCGATGCTTTCGAGATGGCCTACAACGAAACGTACTTCGGAATAGTATACCGTCTCAGCCCTACCAATCCCGACACCGATGGGGACGGGCTGAAGGACGGGGACGAATTCTTGGTTGGGACAAGCCCGCTACTCAAAGATACGGATGCCGACGGCCTGTGGGACGGTGAGGAATTCTGGATGGGAACCAGCCCCCTGCTGGAGGACACGGACGGAGACGGTCTCACGGACTACACAGAGGTCGTCTACATCCCCAAAAAATACAACATTGCACCACCAAACCCCCTCGACCCCGATACCGACGACGATGGGATGAACGATGGGGCGGAGTGGAGCAGGGCGCACAGCGTGGACAAATTCTTCGACGGCTACCTGAACCCTGACAAGGACGGGGACGGGATAAGAGATGGTGCCGAGGTGTATACTTTCGTATGGAACGGGGAGCTTTACACGAAATACTGTGACCTAACACTTGACTGCGATGGAGACATGCTTTCCGACGCGGAGGAACTGGAACTCGGAACAACACCGTACAACCCGGACACGGACGGTGATGGACTGCTCGACGTCCTTGAGCTGAGGTTCGGCTCCAGCCCCTTCAAAACCGACACCGACGGTGACGGGATTGGGGACTTCGAGGAGGTATTCCCCCTGCTGGCGTACGAGTACAAGCTCACGGAGGATATACGCTCCATCATAGGCGGAGAACCCCCGGAGTGGTGGGACGAATCATGGGCATGGCTCTTTATATCCCCACTTAACACCACCGACATCTGCGTTCCCACGATGGAAGAGCTTGAGTCCGCCATTGAGCTGAATCAATATCCGATGGACGTTGTTAAAAAGTACATCCGCACCGGCCTGCACAGCTATCTAAGCAACGTCTACACCCTCGACTATCCGGAACGCTACGAGAGGGGGGACATATACAGCGACAACGCCGTTTGCTACCTCGGTATTCCCACAGACCCAACAAAATACGACACGGACGGAGATGGTCTGAGCGACTATGAGGAGCTGAATTATCAGCCGGCATGTCCTACTCCAGGGTGCTCCTTAGCTGTCTACTGGCTAATGCTCGACCCGAACGACTCGGACTCCGACGGGGATGGAGTAATAGACTCAGAAGACATAGTGCCGGTAAACTACGACCTCGACGGGGACAAGCTCATCGAGCAGGACGTATGCGCCTACTATACCGACTGCGACGGGGATAGGCTGAGTGATTACTATGAGCAATTTTTTGGAACGGATCCCAAAAACCCGGACACAGACGGTGACGGTTTAACCGACGGCGAAGAAAGCGGGGGCGACCTAAACGTTGCAAGCAGGATAGCAAGCAACGAAACCCCTTACTGGCACAACAGCGACCCCACCAAAACAGACACCGACGGCGATGGCTTCACGGACTTCGAGGAATACAAAAGCTGTCTCTCCTCGTGGAGATGTGTGGTGGACCCCAACCTGCACCCGGAGACAGCTCCCAACGTCCAGAAGCCAGAATACAACAAAACGAAAGAGATTGAATTTGTCCCCCGAATAGAGAGAAGCTACAACGTCACGGTCACCATAAACGGCAAAAAACTTGACTCCTCGACCGTTCTCCTCGAGACGGACAGCTTTTCCGTTGAGGTGGAAGCATCACCTCTCAGGGTCACCACTGGAAACGAAACCACCGAAAAGCCCCCTCAGAGAATATTCCTCTACACATCCAAATACGGGAACTTTGAGTTCCAAGGCAGTAGTCTCTCAAAGACATTCACCCTTGAGAACTTCACAAGGATTGGGGTTGAGTTCTTGGATCTTTTCATCAGAGTTGACTACGGGAGTTTCTTTGTGGATCTCGGGTACGATTTGACCTTCAAATACAAGACCGCTCCGGAAGTCGAGCTTGAGGAATCAAGCTGGGACAACAACCTCGACGTTGGAAAGCTCGTCTTCAAGTGCCGCTTCTGCAAGAACGCGACGATAATAGTCCCTGGCGCCCTCGTGAACGGAAGGGAAAAGAAAGTCATCGAACTGGGAAGGACGATGCCCCTTAAGTACCTCTACGCCAGAATAATCCCGCACCGATACACGGTAGCCAGTGAGGCCGACGTCGGAACTATCTACACGAAGTATGAGGACAGCGTCGAAGTCCTGAAGACCGGCAAGGACATAGGTCTCCTGACGGCCAAGATGGTAGAGGCGAGAAGTTTGAGGTCGAAGATAATATACGGCATGGTGGCGACTGCCAAGGGGATAAAGACTATCGTCGGCGGTGTTGAGGCGTTCATTCCGGAGGACGAGAGCACGGAGGTTGAGGAGGTTCAGAAGCCCAAAGGAGTCGAAACTCCAACATCGACGAGGTTCGACAAAGAGGCGTTCAAGAAAGGCCTGCTCGACTGGGTCAAGGAGAAGCTCGTTGATGCAACCTTCGACTACGTCACCGAAAAGGCCGTCAAGTACGCAGACGCCAAGGAGCTGGAGGCAAGGAGACACGAAACGACCTACCACGTGACGGTTAAAGCGTGCAACGACTTCGGTTGCAAGGTTTACAGCTTCTCCGTCAGGGGGTATGCATATGAGACCGATTGA
- a CDS encoding M42 family metallopeptidase: MERVVEILREILEIPSPTGYTKEVLAHIEKKLNGAGIKTRYTNKGALLAYNHPEPELVIAGHVDTLGAMVKGILPDGHLSFTKIGGLLLPTFEGEYCTIITRSGKRFRGTLLLKNPSVHVNKDAGKKERKEENMYIRLDELVEKKEDTEKLGIRPGDFIAFDPKFEYVNGFVKAHFLDDKASVAVMIDLLLELADELEKLPVAFFFSPYEEVGHGGSAGYPPTTKELLVVDMGVVGEGVAGKETAVSIAAKDSSGPYDYEMTTKLIELAEKNDIPHVVDVFPYYGSDGSAALRAGWDFRVALIGPGVHASHGMERTHVKGLLATKELIRIYIEERFHR, translated from the coding sequence ATGGAGCGCGTCGTTGAGATTCTGAGAGAAATCCTTGAAATTCCGTCACCAACCGGCTACACTAAGGAAGTTCTCGCACACATCGAGAAGAAACTGAACGGGGCAGGGATAAAGACCCGCTACACCAACAAGGGAGCCCTTTTGGCCTACAACCACCCGGAGCCGGAGCTCGTCATAGCGGGCCATGTTGACACGCTCGGCGCGATGGTTAAGGGAATCCTCCCCGACGGGCACCTCAGCTTCACGAAAATCGGCGGGCTCCTCCTCCCGACGTTTGAAGGTGAATACTGCACGATAATAACCCGCTCAGGGAAGAGGTTTAGGGGAACGCTCCTCCTCAAGAACCCCAGCGTTCACGTCAACAAAGACGCAGGAAAAAAGGAGCGCAAGGAGGAAAACATGTACATCCGCCTCGACGAGCTCGTCGAGAAGAAGGAAGATACTGAGAAGCTTGGCATAAGGCCCGGCGACTTCATAGCCTTCGATCCGAAGTTCGAGTACGTGAACGGCTTCGTCAAGGCACACTTTTTAGATGACAAGGCGAGCGTCGCAGTGATGATTGACCTGCTCCTTGAGCTAGCGGACGAGCTTGAAAAGCTCCCGGTGGCGTTCTTCTTCTCGCCCTACGAGGAAGTTGGACACGGCGGTTCGGCAGGCTATCCGCCGACGACTAAAGAGCTCCTCGTCGTTGACATGGGCGTCGTTGGAGAGGGCGTCGCGGGAAAGGAAACCGCCGTGTCGATAGCGGCCAAGGATTCAAGCGGGCCGTATGACTATGAGATGACGACCAAGCTCATCGAGCTGGCGGAGAAGAACGACATACCGCACGTCGTTGACGTCTTCCCCTACTACGGCTCCGACGGTTCAGCGGCCCTAAGAGCTGGCTGGGACTTCCGCGTTGCCCTCATTGGGCCCGGGGTTCACGCCAGTCACGGGATGGAAAGGACTCACGTTAAAGGCCTGCTCGCGACGAAGGAGCTGATAAGGATTTACATAGAGGAGCGATTTCATCGGTGA
- a CDS encoding 6-pyruvoyl trahydropterin synthase family protein encodes MRARIIERFKFEAAHSVVVEGRPEEIHGHTFRLEVVVEGPLKNGYVMDFIQLRKIVGGIIGKLDHRNLNHIFENPTTENLALWIAKETSRNLPEGVRLKRLTLWEGDDNGVELEF; translated from the coding sequence ATGAGGGCCCGAATCATTGAGCGCTTCAAGTTCGAGGCGGCCCATTCGGTGGTCGTTGAAGGCAGGCCCGAGGAGATCCACGGCCACACGTTCCGGCTGGAGGTGGTAGTTGAGGGACCTCTGAAAAACGGCTACGTTATGGACTTCATTCAGCTTAGAAAGATCGTCGGCGGGATTATAGGAAAGCTAGATCACAGAAACCTAAACCACATCTTTGAGAACCCCACCACGGAGAACCTCGCGCTCTGGATTGCCAAAGAGACCTCCCGGAACCTTCCTGAGGGAGTTCGGCTCAAGCGGCTGACCCTCTGGGAAGGGGATGATAACGGTGTCGAGCTTGAGTTCTAG
- a CDS encoding ABC transporter ATP-binding protein, with the protein MERAVILRNVRKRYGENLVLNGVDLEIEKGCSVCIIGRNGSGKSTLLRIIAGLTDFEGTAELNVSEIGFVAQQPALYSRLTVRDNIELFSGLSKNADRRWINELVALLGLEEFMNVPVEKLSHGTVKKLDLVCALVGNPELVLLDEPLVSLDVESREAMLSVYDLFREKGKTVVSVTHFIELLKPKCDAVYLLEGGKLKRID; encoded by the coding sequence ATGGAGCGTGCAGTGATCCTTAGAAACGTCAGAAAACGCTACGGGGAAAATCTGGTGCTAAATGGGGTTGATCTCGAGATCGAGAAGGGATGTTCCGTGTGCATAATCGGGAGAAATGGAAGCGGAAAGAGCACACTTTTGAGAATCATAGCGGGCCTGACGGACTTCGAAGGAACGGCCGAGCTAAACGTCTCGGAGATCGGCTTCGTGGCACAGCAGCCGGCCCTCTACTCCCGGCTGACGGTCAGGGACAACATCGAGCTTTTCTCGGGGCTTTCTAAGAACGCCGATCGGAGGTGGATCAATGAACTCGTCGCTCTGCTCGGCCTTGAGGAGTTTATGAACGTCCCCGTTGAGAAGCTTTCCCACGGTACAGTGAAAAAGCTTGACCTGGTATGTGCCCTCGTTGGAAACCCGGAACTCGTTCTCCTTGACGAGCCGCTGGTTTCCCTCGATGTCGAGTCGAGAGAAGCTATGCTGTCGGTGTACGATCTCTTCAGGGAGAAAGGAAAGACCGTCGTGAGCGTTACCCATTTCATCGAGCTTCTGAAGCCAAAATGCGACGCGGTGTATCTCCTTGAGGGGGGTAAATTGAAAAGGATCGACTAG
- a CDS encoding ABC transporter permease, whose product MPPIFDLFVKEVKLIARRKSILFFLIFIPLFFGAISSSYKSAVPGDTPVAIVLAENVSQDDVWAIMTLARTFSNPHLVPNLTVALNGLQREEYYVVIEVRKFGGLEAGEYVVYYDRTMNPVASISENLIRLLRIELKGARIESAGINDKVSLPMFFLPGILLFISMMVGFELVADNTISEKNVFPRLRLAGVFTENFVVRVIIMPLLVLVQTLLVLIIYHLMNVKVSIDIGVVTILVLNTLLFSLLGLLVTMLLRFEPHAKTFLHVLMGFIIFISGLFYPVGFFPEVLQRIARLTPTYYSAVLMRAFMFRPGGVSLYFDYIAINVISVVLLSIVVLIVHGRALKWSVQ is encoded by the coding sequence ATGCCCCCCATTTTCGATCTTTTTGTGAAGGAAGTTAAACTGATAGCTCGAAGGAAATCTATCCTTTTTTTCCTTATCTTTATCCCTCTGTTCTTTGGGGCTATTTCAAGCAGTTATAAGAGCGCTGTTCCAGGAGACACTCCAGTCGCCATTGTTCTGGCGGAGAACGTGAGTCAGGATGATGTTTGGGCCATAATGACACTGGCGAGGACGTTCTCTAACCCCCATCTTGTTCCAAACCTTACCGTTGCCCTCAATGGGCTCCAGAGAGAAGAATACTATGTCGTAATAGAAGTTCGAAAGTTTGGAGGTCTTGAAGCTGGCGAATATGTTGTGTATTATGACAGAACAATGAATCCTGTTGCCTCGATATCGGAGAACCTCATCAGACTCCTAAGGATTGAACTGAAAGGTGCCAGAATAGAATCTGCTGGTATTAACGATAAGGTGTCCCTCCCGATGTTCTTTCTTCCGGGGATCCTCCTTTTCATCTCCATGATGGTGGGTTTTGAACTGGTTGCTGACAACACTATATCCGAAAAGAACGTTTTTCCTCGTCTTAGACTTGCTGGAGTGTTTACCGAAAACTTTGTAGTTAGAGTCATTATTATGCCTCTCCTGGTTCTAGTCCAGACTCTTCTCGTTCTTATTATATACCACTTAATGAATGTTAAGGTTTCAATAGACATAGGTGTTGTTACAATTCTCGTCCTGAACACACTCCTGTTTTCTCTCCTAGGCCTTCTCGTCACAATGCTCCTGAGGTTTGAGCCACACGCAAAAACGTTCCTCCACGTGCTGATGGGGTTTATAATATTCATCTCCGGGCTCTTTTATCCCGTAGGCTTCTTTCCAGAGGTTCTCCAGAGGATCGCGAGGCTAACGCCAACGTACTACTCCGCCGTTCTCATGAGAGCCTTCATGTTCCGTCCGGGGGGTGTCTCCCTGTACTTCGACTACATCGCGATCAATGTTATCTCGGTCGTTCTCCTCTCGATCGTCGTCTTGATCGTTCACGGGAGGGCTTTGAAATGGAGCGTGCAGTGA
- a CDS encoding DUF192 domain-containing protein, whose amino-acid sequence MIINETKGRVWHGHVELADTFIKRFRGLMLVSNVNHALIFVLPIENRLNASIHMFFMLSDIDVIWLDSMRRVVDFKTARRWRIYTPKESARYVIEGPVGLIRTLDVEEGDLISWDVTEKKEKSVPVKVSFPGKISFENERNTVVFSKDIIELP is encoded by the coding sequence ATGATAATCAACGAGACGAAGGGCAGGGTCTGGCACGGGCACGTTGAGCTCGCCGATACTTTCATCAAGCGCTTTAGGGGTCTAATGCTTGTAAGCAACGTAAACCACGCCCTCATCTTTGTCCTACCCATTGAGAACAGGCTCAACGCTTCGATTCACATGTTCTTCATGCTGAGCGACATCGACGTAATCTGGCTCGACTCAATGAGACGAGTTGTGGATTTCAAGACTGCCCGGAGGTGGAGGATTTACACTCCGAAGGAGTCAGCCAGGTACGTCATCGAGGGACCAGTGGGGCTCATCAGAACCCTTGATGTTGAGGAGGGCGATCTGATAAGCTGGGATGTTACAGAGAAAAAAGAAAAATCCGTGCCAGTTAAGGTCTCTTTTCCGGGGAAAATTTCGTTTGAAAATGAACGGAATACAGTAGTTTTTAGTAAGGACATTATTGAACTACCCTAG
- the pfdA gene encoding prefoldin subunit alpha: MGAKKGTEVVEMAEEKKVRTLEQIQDEIRSYLGEIEYLRSQIGVIDATIADLRTVDATLAYLKDKGKGKPIYIPLGSGIAIKGKIENPDDVIMDVGAGILVGATVDEARENIEKRINALMNLRLALLRKIEEDTRKVNELLKELQEMQPEKKE, from the coding sequence ATGGGAGCGAAAAAAGGAACGGAGGTGGTGGAAATGGCCGAGGAGAAGAAGGTTAGGACCCTTGAGCAGATTCAGGACGAGATAAGGAGCTACCTCGGCGAAATCGAGTACCTCAGGAGCCAGATTGGAGTGATAGACGCCACCATCGCCGACCTCAGGACTGTCGATGCAACCCTCGCTTACCTCAAGGACAAGGGTAAGGGCAAGCCAATTTACATCCCGCTCGGGAGCGGCATAGCGATAAAGGGCAAGATTGAGAACCCTGACGACGTCATCATGGACGTTGGAGCTGGAATCCTCGTCGGGGCAACGGTTGACGAGGCCAGGGAGAACATCGAGAAGAGAATTAACGCCCTCATGAACCTCCGCCTGGCCCTGCTGAGGAAGATTGAGGAGGACACGAGGAAGGTCAACGAGCTCCTCAAGGAGCTCCAGGAGATGCAGCCTGAGAAGAAGGAGTGA
- a CDS encoding prefoldin subunit — protein MEAVKAYELELELRQIRELRKAIELKMKELEYAEGIITATKAERKLYRAFADLLVEVTKDEAIEHIERMRLAYKREIERLREKEKEIMEKLSRLSS, from the coding sequence GTGGAGGCGGTGAAGGCTTACGAGCTCGAACTTGAGCTCAGGCAGATAAGGGAGCTCAGGAAGGCGATAGAGCTCAAGATGAAGGAACTCGAGTACGCAGAGGGAATCATAACGGCCACCAAGGCCGAGAGGAAGCTCTACAGGGCCTTCGCAGACCTGCTCGTTGAGGTAACGAAGGACGAGGCAATCGAGCACATCGAGAGAATGCGCCTGGCTTACAAGAGGGAAATCGAAAGGCTCAGGGAGAAAGAGAAGGAGATAATGGAGAAGCTCTCAAGGCTCAGCTCCTGA